A DNA window from Acidobacteriota bacterium contains the following coding sequences:
- a CDS encoding cysteine desulfurase: MSAGGGTRTRTGGRTYDVEAVRSDFPVLHQQINGHPLVYLDNAASAQRPRQVIEAVARFYERDYANIHRGVHTLSQRATERYEEARRRTARFIGAGDPREIVFVRGTTEAINLVAWSFVRPRLGPGDEVLITELEHHSNIVPWQLVCRERGARLVAVPVTEAGTVRLEDFDRLIGPRTRFVSVADTSNALGTVNPVREIVSLAHERGVPVLVDGAQAVPHRRVDVGELGCDFFAFSGHKVYGPSGIGVLYGRAQRLEEMPPYQGGGEMIRRVSLEDSEFAGIPHRFEAGTPNIAGAVGLGAAIEYLEALGMDRIAAWEGELLRRATASLREIPEVRVLGDAPEKAAVVSFVVDGVHPHDVGTVLDSRGVAVRAGHHCAQPLMERLGVPATVRASFALYNTEEEIERLAEAVRAAVEIFR; encoded by the coding sequence GTGAGCGCCGGGGGCGGCACGCGGACCCGCACCGGCGGCCGGACTTACGACGTCGAGGCCGTCCGGAGCGATTTCCCCGTCCTGCACCAGCAGATCAACGGGCATCCGCTCGTCTACCTCGACAACGCGGCCAGCGCCCAGCGCCCGCGGCAGGTCATCGAGGCGGTCGCGCGTTTCTACGAGCGCGACTACGCCAACATCCACCGGGGCGTCCACACGCTGAGTCAGCGGGCGACGGAACGGTACGAGGAGGCACGCCGGCGGACGGCACGGTTCATCGGGGCCGGGGATCCGCGCGAAATCGTGTTCGTCCGCGGGACCACCGAGGCGATCAACCTCGTCGCGTGGTCGTTCGTGCGCCCCCGGCTCGGCCCGGGCGACGAGGTGCTGATCACCGAGCTCGAGCACCACTCGAACATCGTCCCGTGGCAGCTCGTCTGCCGCGAGCGCGGTGCGCGCCTCGTCGCGGTGCCGGTCACGGAGGCGGGAACCGTCCGGCTGGAGGACTTCGACCGGCTCATCGGGCCGCGCACGCGGTTCGTGTCGGTGGCCGACACCTCCAACGCCCTCGGCACGGTCAACCCCGTCCGGGAGATCGTCTCTCTCGCGCACGAGCGCGGCGTTCCCGTGCTGGTGGACGGCGCGCAGGCGGTCCCGCACCGCCGGGTCGACGTGGGCGAGTTGGGGTGCGACTTCTTCGCCTTCTCGGGGCACAAGGTGTACGGCCCCAGCGGAATCGGCGTCCTCTACGGCCGCGCCCAGCGGCTCGAGGAGATGCCGCCCTACCAGGGCGGCGGTGAGATGATCCGGCGCGTGTCGCTGGAGGACTCCGAGTTCGCCGGCATCCCGCACCGCTTCGAGGCCGGGACGCCGAACATCGCCGGAGCCGTCGGACTCGGCGCGGCGATCGAGTACCTCGAGGCGCTCGGGATGGACCGGATCGCGGCGTGGGAGGGCGAGCTGCTGCGTCGGGCGACCGCTTCCCTGCGGGAGATTCCGGAGGTGCGGGTTCTGGGCGACGCGCCGGAGAAGGCGGCCGTCGTGTCCTTCGTGGTCGATGGCGTGCATCCCCACGACGTGGGCACGGTGCTCGACAGCCGCGGGGTGGCGGTGCGGGCCGGCCATCACTGCGCGCAGCCGCTCATGGAACGCCTCGGCGTCCCCGCGACCGTCCGGGCGTCGTTCGCCCTCTACAATACCGAGGAGGAAATCGAGCGCCTCGCGGAAGCGGTGCGCGCCGCCGTGGAGATCTTCCGGTGA
- the sufD gene encoding Fe-S cluster assembly protein SufD, whose amino-acid sequence MRATHLPAPDPIRRRLESLDRRPGAGEPLWLRRRRQEARQAARAGLPGPEDEEWRETSLRALAETPFGAPPPGAEPPAEPCPELGRPHLVFVDGRADAAPCAAPPPGLFVGGLGRALAEKPEAVEPHLARVAPGAHPLAALNTALFEDAAVVVVPPGAVATEPLLIVHAAGGAEGPTVRFPRTLIVAGEGAQVSVIEIHTGRSGPGYWSCPVTELVAGDGAVVRLRVLQLEGAAAFHTAVLQGVQGRGSGIEILHAAFGAALSRADVGVRMEGEGANCRLDGLYVGRGTQHLDAHTTIDHAAPHGTSHELFKGILADAAGGVFKGRIIVRPGAQKTDAVQHNGNLLLTRDAKVNTRPQLEIHADDVRCTHGATIGRLDEDALFYMRSRGLPQREARRMLIRAFAAEVLDRVESGPLRDRLSAELDRRVEEVER is encoded by the coding sequence ATGCGCGCCACTCACCTTCCCGCTCCCGACCCCATCCGGCGCCGGCTCGAATCGCTCGACCGGCGGCCGGGGGCCGGCGAGCCTCTGTGGCTCCGACGCCGGCGGCAGGAGGCGCGGCAGGCGGCGCGGGCCGGGCTTCCGGGGCCGGAGGACGAAGAATGGCGGGAGACGAGCCTCCGGGCGCTCGCCGAGACACCGTTCGGCGCCCCCCCGCCCGGAGCGGAGCCGCCCGCCGAGCCGTGTCCCGAGCTCGGCCGGCCCCATCTCGTCTTCGTCGACGGGCGCGCCGATGCCGCTCCATGCGCGGCACCGCCTCCCGGCCTGTTCGTCGGCGGGCTCGGGCGCGCACTCGCGGAGAAACCGGAGGCGGTCGAGCCGCACCTCGCCCGCGTGGCGCCCGGCGCGCATCCCCTCGCCGCCCTGAACACCGCCCTGTTCGAGGACGCGGCGGTGGTGGTCGTGCCGCCCGGCGCCGTGGCGACCGAACCGCTTCTGATCGTCCACGCCGCCGGCGGCGCGGAAGGTCCCACCGTGCGCTTCCCGAGGACGCTGATCGTGGCCGGCGAGGGGGCGCAGGTCAGCGTGATCGAGATCCACACCGGACGCTCCGGCCCGGGGTACTGGTCCTGTCCGGTGACCGAGCTGGTGGCGGGCGACGGTGCGGTCGTGCGGCTGCGGGTCCTCCAGCTCGAGGGCGCGGCCGCCTTCCACACGGCGGTGCTCCAGGGCGTCCAGGGGCGCGGGAGCGGGATCGAGATCCTCCACGCGGCGTTCGGTGCGGCGCTCTCCCGGGCGGACGTCGGAGTCCGCATGGAGGGCGAGGGCGCGAACTGCCGCCTCGACGGGCTGTACGTCGGGCGAGGTACGCAGCACCTCGACGCTCACACGACGATCGACCACGCCGCTCCCCACGGCACCAGCCACGAGCTGTTCAAGGGAATCCTCGCGGATGCGGCGGGAGGCGTGTTCAAGGGGCGCATCATCGTCCGGCCGGGTGCGCAGAAGACCGACGCGGTCCAGCACAACGGAAACCTGCTCCTGACGCGCGATGCGAAGGTGAACACCCGCCCGCAGCTCGAGATCCACGCGGACGACGTCCGCTGCACCCACGGGGCGACGATCGGCCGTCTCGACGAGGATGCGCTCTTCTACATGAGAAGCCGGGGCCTGCCGCAGCGGGAAGCCCGCCGCATGCTGATCCGGGCCTTCGCCGCGGAGGTGCTCGACCGCGTGGAATCGGGCCCGCTTCGCGACCGGCTGTCCGCCGAGCTGGACCGGCGGGTGGAGGAGGTGGAGCGGTGA
- the sufC gene encoding Fe-S cluster assembly ATPase SufC, producing the protein MLVVKDLHAGIDGQEILRGLDLEVAAGEVHAIMGPNGSGKSTFAQVLAGRDSFEVTRGTVTYKGHNLLELSPEERAGEGIFLAFQYPVEIPGVGNLYFLKAAYNAIRKYRGQPELDAVEFRKLVRAKLSVLHLDEELLKRPVNHGFSGGEKKRNEIFQMAVLEPTLAILDETDSGLDIDALKAVADGVNAMRSPERSIIVVTHYQRLLEHIVPDRVHVLHKGRIIRSGGRELALELERKGYRWIDENADRLAANR; encoded by the coding sequence CTGCTCGTCGTCAAGGACCTTCACGCCGGCATCGACGGCCAGGAGATCCTCCGGGGTCTCGACCTGGAGGTCGCCGCCGGTGAGGTCCACGCCATCATGGGCCCCAACGGATCCGGCAAGTCCACCTTCGCCCAGGTCCTGGCCGGCAGGGACTCCTTCGAGGTGACCCGGGGGACGGTGACCTACAAGGGCCACAACCTCCTCGAGCTCTCTCCGGAAGAGCGGGCCGGCGAGGGGATCTTCCTCGCGTTCCAGTACCCGGTCGAGATTCCCGGAGTCGGCAACCTCTATTTCCTGAAAGCGGCCTACAACGCCATCCGGAAGTACCGGGGCCAGCCCGAGCTGGATGCCGTGGAGTTCCGCAAGCTCGTCCGGGCGAAGCTCTCCGTGCTGCACCTCGACGAGGAGCTGCTGAAGCGGCCGGTCAACCACGGCTTCTCCGGCGGCGAGAAGAAACGCAACGAGATCTTCCAGATGGCCGTGCTGGAGCCGACCCTGGCGATCCTGGACGAGACCGATTCGGGGCTCGACATCGATGCCCTGAAGGCCGTGGCCGACGGCGTCAACGCCATGCGGTCGCCGGAGCGGTCGATCATCGTCGTGACCCACTACCAGCGGTTGCTGGAGCACATCGTCCCCGACCGCGTCCATGTGCTCCACAAGGGCCGGATCATCCGCTCCGGCGGCCGGGAACTCGCCCTGGAGCTCGAGCGGAAGGGCTACCGGTGGATCGACGAGAACGCCGACCGCCTCGCCGCGAACCGGTGA
- a CDS encoding SUF system NifU family Fe-S cluster assembly protein produces the protein MGELDELYQEMVLDHGKRPRNRGRLEEPSARAEGYNPLCGDRLTLYLKIEGDVVTDARFEGSGCAISTASTSLMTEAVKGKPVSEVDRLFRLFHDMLTGPEEAAEPPEELGKLAALAGVRKFPIRVKCATLPWHTLKAALAGERVASTE, from the coding sequence ATGGGCGAGCTGGACGAGCTGTACCAGGAGATGGTCCTGGATCACGGGAAGCGCCCGCGCAACCGCGGGCGGCTCGAGGAGCCGAGTGCCCGGGCGGAGGGGTACAACCCCCTGTGCGGCGACCGGCTCACCTTGTACCTCAAGATCGAGGGCGACGTCGTCACCGACGCGCGATTCGAAGGCTCCGGCTGCGCCATCTCCACCGCATCCACTTCGCTGATGACCGAAGCGGTCAAGGGCAAGCCGGTGAGCGAGGTGGACCGCCTGTTCCGGCTCTTCCACGACATGCTCACCGGCCCGGAGGAGGCGGCGGAGCCGCCGGAGGAGCTGGGCAAGCTCGCCGCTCTGGCCGGCGTGAGGAAGTTCCCCATCCGCGTCAAGTGCGCCACGCTCCCGTGGCACACCCTCAAAGCCGCGCTCGCAGGCGAGCGCGTGGCGAGCACCGAATGA
- a CDS encoding SUF system Fe-S cluster assembly protein encodes MSLEKRPAGEESADRPSAADSPAPAERQGGTPPDAPAGGGSADDLKTRIVEALKSIHDPEIPVNIYDMGLVYGIDIDDGHVTVRMTLTSPACPVAQSLPLEVEMKIGAIEGVRSARVDVVWDPPWTPDRMSEEARLELGFF; translated from the coding sequence ATGAGCCTCGAAAAGCGACCGGCGGGCGAAGAGAGCGCCGACCGGCCTTCCGCAGCGGACAGCCCGGCCCCCGCGGAGCGGCAGGGCGGCACCCCGCCCGATGCGCCGGCCGGCGGCGGCTCGGCGGACGATCTGAAGACGCGGATCGTCGAGGCGCTCAAGTCGATCCACGATCCGGAGATCCCGGTCAACATCTACGACATGGGGCTCGTCTACGGAATCGACATCGACGACGGGCACGTCACGGTCCGGATGACGCTGACCTCTCCGGCCTGCCCGGTGGCGCAGTCGCTACCGCTCGAGGTCGAGATGAAGATCGGCGCGATCGAAGGCGTGCGCTCCGCCCGCGTCGATGTCGTCTGGGATCCACCCTGGACCCCGGACCGGATGTCGGAAGAAGCGCGCCTCGAGCTCGGCTTCTTCTGA